A genomic region of Polyangiaceae bacterium contains the following coding sequences:
- a CDS encoding radical SAM protein, with product MKGLIKVGYACNENCTFCHTADIRHMDDTADRIDWKIDRAKRLGYSMVVLSGGEPTMRPELLRWARRIASRGLDLGLVTNGLMLAYPNVTDELISECRLKYVYMSLHGGDAKVHGSVVRADTFSKAMQAIGNLHGRVDDLTINCVVTTANVRHLRGVVDKLLGFPKLCIKFSMTQPKGGGSRAFDIIVPDVEECAERVKDAIEYGQDKRVGDEPRFAHDGIPFCLLPGLEHLYDDLKTHGYATMIEADEDDFVPVDDVAKIQPSEICGDCALAGACPGLYRGYFETRGASALRPVLGKPRANSYNFVPERDIARAPGAPCPIRTDGTTPYDRGRTLFVRMKDRMRLFRTETRDFSDEELFGIKDKYGQLYIDISTKLAPDDFSKDLRKLRLSAECGPCPERSKCTGCYEATSADVFSHDDRFVLDVLAGLSGRVLDLGCGEGRYLETLAKRAETNAIDYVGLDPDPASLSVLGSRYPFARFVTANAEELPDDIGTFDHVLALRSVNHFKDPARVFDGAIARLRPGGTLLLVDNVAFGLVRSRKHASRAESSTTNRLEHFRNDDAEKCARRLEGKPLRLILRHDVTPLTSNQWVLRYERLEQVSQ from the coding sequence GTGAAGGGCCTCATCAAAGTCGGCTACGCGTGCAACGAGAACTGCACGTTCTGCCACACGGCCGACATTCGCCACATGGACGACACGGCCGATCGCATCGACTGGAAGATCGATCGCGCCAAGCGCCTCGGCTACTCGATGGTCGTGCTCAGCGGCGGCGAACCGACGATGCGCCCAGAGCTGCTTCGCTGGGCCCGCCGCATCGCATCGCGCGGGCTGGATCTAGGCCTCGTCACGAACGGTTTGATGCTCGCGTACCCCAACGTCACGGACGAGCTCATCAGCGAATGCCGCTTGAAGTACGTGTACATGTCGCTGCACGGAGGCGACGCGAAAGTACATGGATCGGTCGTTCGAGCCGACACGTTCAGCAAGGCCATGCAAGCCATCGGCAACCTGCACGGACGCGTCGATGATTTGACCATCAACTGTGTCGTTACGACCGCGAACGTTCGTCATCTGCGCGGCGTCGTGGACAAACTCCTCGGTTTCCCCAAGCTGTGCATCAAATTTTCCATGACGCAGCCCAAGGGCGGCGGCAGTCGAGCATTCGACATCATCGTCCCCGACGTCGAGGAATGCGCCGAGCGCGTGAAGGATGCCATCGAGTACGGTCAGGACAAACGCGTCGGAGACGAACCTCGATTTGCCCACGATGGCATTCCATTTTGCCTCCTGCCGGGCCTCGAACACCTCTACGACGACCTCAAGACCCACGGCTACGCGACGATGATCGAAGCGGACGAAGACGATTTCGTTCCGGTCGACGACGTCGCGAAGATTCAGCCATCGGAAATATGCGGCGACTGTGCGCTCGCGGGCGCGTGTCCAGGGCTTTACCGAGGTTACTTCGAGACCCGTGGAGCATCCGCGCTGCGTCCCGTCTTGGGAAAACCTCGCGCCAATTCGTACAACTTCGTACCCGAGCGTGACATCGCTCGTGCCCCAGGCGCCCCCTGCCCCATCCGCACAGATGGTACGACCCCGTATGATCGCGGGCGTACGCTGTTCGTGCGCATGAAGGATCGGATGCGCCTCTTTCGCACGGAAACGCGCGACTTCTCCGACGAAGAACTGTTCGGCATCAAAGACAAGTACGGGCAGCTCTACATCGACATTTCCACGAAGCTCGCGCCCGACGACTTTTCAAAGGACCTGCGCAAGCTGCGGCTCTCCGCGGAATGCGGCCCATGTCCCGAGCGCTCCAAGTGCACAGGCTGCTACGAAGCAACGAGCGCCGACGTCTTCTCGCACGATGACCGGTTCGTGCTCGATGTCCTCGCAGGTTTGTCCGGGCGAGTTCTCGATCTTGGATGCGGCGAAGGACGCTACTTGGAGACGCTCGCCAAACGCGCCGAGACAAACGCCATCGACTACGTTGGTCTCGACCCGGATCCTGCGAGTTTGTCCGTGCTCGGATCACGCTACCCGTTTGCAAGGTTCGTCACGGCAAATGCGGAAGAGCTCCCCGACGATATCGGCACGTTCGATCACGTCTTGGCCCTGCGCAGCGTCAACCACTTCAAGGATCCCGCACGCGTCTTCGATGGTGCGATCGCGCGATTGCGCCCGGGCGGCACGCTACTGCTCGTGGACAACGTTGCCTTTGGGCTCGTACGAAGCCGCAAACATGCTTCGCGTGCCGAGTCCTCCACGACGAACCGGCTGGAACACTTTCGCAACGACGACGCTGAAAAGTGCGCCCGAAGACTCGAAGGAAAGCCCCTCAGGCTCATCCTTCGCCACGATGTAACTCCTTTGACCAGCAACCAATGGGTTTTGCGTTACGAACGTTTGGAACAGGTGTCTCAGTGA